The window CTATGGAAATGACGAAAACCGTAAAGATCATCATCAAAGCCAAAAATACCGCTAAATAAGTATGCTCCCTCAGCGTACGAAAGGCCTCTTCCGGACCATAAGCCGAGGAAGAAAGCCCATCGGCACCTAGCCCCACCCATGCCAACAACGGGATCAAAGCTAAACGATGAAATAACGATCTGTCGGCCAAACTACGGGGTGCACCCAATAAAAATCGGCGCGCGCGTTCCCATAACGTTGGCTTTTCATCTTGAGGAGGAGACGGGGTGCCCCCAGGTTCTGGAGGTGGGTTATAAGACTTGGAATGCATGTTCAGTTTTCACACCTAACTCACCGGGCTTGGTCTTTCAAGCGCTTTCGAAAGCTCAACATAGATGACCCTTGATAACACTTGACTTAACAAATCCCCACGATTTAAACTGACCGCTCTTTAAGGTTAACGAAGGAGTAAACATTTATGGGGAAATTCATTTCTCAAATTTTCTTTTTTTTATTGAGTGGTCTGATTTTAGTTCATTGCGGTTCTCCCAAAGAACCAGCCGGCACCCCTGATATTCAAGCGGAACTTAGCAAAGGCAAGGTGGTCGCCAGCCAAGGCTCGACTGAAATCAAAGAAGGTTATCTTGACTTAATTGTGAAAGTTAACCCTAACGTCAAACGACAAATTACCAACCCCCTTGGCAAAAAGAAACTCGTTGAAAATTTGATGGAGCAAGAACTCCTTTATCGAGAAAGTTTACGCAAAGGTCTACAAAACGACAAAGACGTACAAGCCAAAATGGCCATGTTTAGCCGCGTCGTAATTGCCCAAGCCCTGATTGATAAAGAGGTTGAAACCCAGGCCAAAGGCGAATACGAAAAAAATAAAGACACCGAATTTAATCAAGTCAAAATTGCTCATATCTTTTTCAGCACTCGCCCCCCACCTCCTAAAATCGACCCTAAAGCCAAAACACCCCCTCAAAATGCCAAAGAAGATCTAGAAAAGGCAAAACAAGCCGCCAAAGTTAAGGCTGATGAAGCTTATGCTAAACTAAAAGGTGGAGAAGCCTGGCAAACCATTTCCGACACCTACTCCGATGATAAAATGACCTCTAAAAATCAAGGTGAAATTGGCTATGTAACCAAAAATGACCCTCGGGGCATGCGGCTGGATTGGGCCAAGATTATCGAAAAGGCCTTTGCCATGAAAAAAGACGAATTTAGCGAACCTATTTTAGCCAAAGATGGCTACCATATTGTTAAAGTGGTTGAAGAGGTCTCGGTAAAACCTTACGACGAAGTTGAAAACGGCATTAAGTTTAAACTTCGCCCTAAAATCAAAGCCGATATTATGACGAGACTAACTGGCGGCAATAAAATTAATTTTTTTGATGAAGAAATCAAAAAGTTAGGTGAAAAACCCGCGGAACAACCCCCCATGAGCATCAACCCTTCAAAACCAGGCGCTCCTGGCGGTATGCCACCCCCGCAACATCCGCACCCCCCTAAGGATGCTGTTCATGCTCATTGAGATTGCTTCGGCTATCATGGATCCCGGGTCAAGCCCGGGATGACGGTATATTACGTCATCCCGGG of the Deltaproteobacteria bacterium genome contains:
- a CDS encoding peptidylprolyl isomerase; its protein translation is MGKFISQIFFFLLSGLILVHCGSPKEPAGTPDIQAELSKGKVVASQGSTEIKEGYLDLIVKVNPNVKRQITNPLGKKKLVENLMEQELLYRESLRKGLQNDKDVQAKMAMFSRVVIAQALIDKEVETQAKGEYEKNKDTEFNQVKIAHIFFSTRPPPPKIDPKAKTPPQNAKEDLEKAKQAAKVKADEAYAKLKGGEAWQTISDTYSDDKMTSKNQGEIGYVTKNDPRGMRLDWAKIIEKAFAMKKDEFSEPILAKDGYHIVKVVEEVSVKPYDEVENGIKFKLRPKIKADIMTRLTGGNKINFFDEEIKKLGEKPAEQPPMSINPSKPGAPGGMPPPQHPHPPKDAVHAH